The Astatotilapia calliptera chromosome 2, fAstCal1.2, whole genome shotgun sequence genome includes a window with the following:
- the LOC113033157 gene encoding uncharacterized protein KIAA1211-like isoform X3, whose product MASGTPDVTTNQEPAEVQEECSGKKKSKFQTFKRFFARKKRKDPSAAGADASLKASQSSDNVSKASESNTLTRAEKDKGSGSKISLGGKALSHDSVFVSDSSEANEALGASQDSIHGKVKSLQLQLKQAIKLGSPPSLMCVKRAEDPATMSEDDGLPCSPPEYTTVHTNQAQANSSISLEGIDSDEDRLSCAASSRAVSPLVVPGDFSQPASPFVCLDNSAAKHKLALRQKARRRPASRTEGKAGQESEMEAKLTTSTPLQDQQEAEEVADVLLKPEVEREENEEEESEETDQPQHSIQSLLGDEEEGEDESDAEQDVSHGPDTSSPPEPSHSEEEDSDSQPLPSSKLSSSASSLDSPRATPEPPSGLTDTSMASSAAESKNVSDSASESEEDGLQNHGEEENSFLQEVLSSLKTPLVSASLDMKTEGAVLEMKEEEVKEKEEEEVEMEEEEEVKEEEEEVDESLSSQAAPSCSMLSDQTTKEEEQVVTSLWQEEEEGGVDAEEETEEEEEEEEPAVERFIRSDDEEKGEEQAVEVKPEEDDSVLSCQTISQAGDDNVGQEDGESEGGDEEEAIKLEKSEMEEEGREMREEDEEVETTERTEVEEAEEAVEGEERGAEEMPEMLPDTPGEEVQVVAQEVDEGVALEGDAVCAVKLKDDDQIPAEMSDQGLTTEQKEQDFNQNSGDETEEGEDTVEEGADLSVGLDQSEKGVGGSQSDADQSEQELESEEATPQSDTKQMEECPSEAAEQDDGSPEPPPLSLQSPKSEARSPTKTSTAIVHINLVSPSSEKATSLFQLPPAAADSSDSASEAASHDTESTSADKEEADGVEEEEEEETHQDAASPAPAEEKTSQPPCSPDHTKVRFTIAPAWQRSQSLNPPPSPPASVSSPFAVAPSSCEEPETVTEDSVTKAELATSPKVELVLSPSRVKTAKPQSSVTPAPPKISTSASIEESSVIVEGNPDNPFGVRLRKTSALLRFSSEEENTEPPTESQTQPPSSKVDSPQPVSVKPSICPPVSIKPALPKKPEVQAESGGKLKRVSDSVAGRAVSTGSDPPSWISVAKQKQKIYKENSLEEITVKKEDQERKSSLPTYVCSAASKEQGTKTAETKGKGAHLEMSKPSVSPDKEARRPFSPPTPVPPQPLKSQPLPCVAPKPYVPPPQEKYPPQPNPPQRCLSTPDAPKSPATPSSPSKTPLTCSPFPSRTASEKPVLRAPGLPGQTPPSQRNLPPTTLAQDEPPWMALAKKKAKAWSEMPQIVQ is encoded by the exons ATGGCATCAGGAACTCCAGACGTGAcgaccaatcaggagcctgctGAAGTCCAGGAAGAGTGCTCAG GAAAGAAGAAGTCCAAGTTCCAAACGTTTAAAAGGTTCTTTgccaggaagaagagaaaggatCCATCAGCTGCAGGAGCGGACGCGAGCCTTAAAGCCAGCCAGTCGAGTGACAATGTCAGCaaagcatcagagagcaacacaCTCACTCGAGCAGAGAAGGATAAAGGCTCTGG GTCGAAGATCAGTCTGGGAGGCAAGGCTTTGTCACATGACTCCGTGTTTGTTTCTGACTCATCGGAGGCGAACGAGGCTCTGGGGGCATCGCAGGACAGCATTCATGGGAAGGTGAAATCACTCCAG cttcAGCTGAAGCAGGCCATCAAACTGGGCTCTCCACCGTCTCTGATGTGTGTGAAGAGGGCAGAAGATCCTGCGACCATGTCTGAGGATGACGGCCTACCCTGCAGCCCACCAGAATACACAACAGTTCACACG aatcaggctcaggcgAACAGTTCCATCAGTCTGGAGGGAATAGACAGCGATGAGGACCGG CTGTCCTGCGCAGCCTCCAGCAGAGCAGTGAGCCCCCTGGTGGTTCCAGGAGACTTCAGCCAGCCGGCCAGTCCTTTTGTCTGTCTGGATAACTCTGCAGCCAAGCACAAGCTGGCCCTGAGGCAAAAAGCCAGGAGGAGACCTGCCAGT CGAACAGAGGGGAAAGCAGGGCAAGAGTCTGAGATGGAGGCGAAGCTGACGACCTCCACACCGCTGCAAGACCAGCAGGAGGCAGAAG AAGTGGCTGATGTTCTGCTGAAACCAGAAGTTGAGAGGGAGgaaaatgaggaagaggagagcgAGGAGACGGATCAACCACAACATTCCATACAATCCCTGTTgggagatgaggaggagggagaagatGAGTCCGATGCCGAACAGGATGTTTCTCACGGCCCGGACACTTCCTCTCCTCCTGAGCCAAGTCACTCGGAGGAAGAAGACTCCGACAGCCAGCCCCTGCCCTCCTCCAAGCTCAGCTCAAGCGCCTCCTCTCTGGATAGTCCCAG GGCCACACCAGAGCCCCCTTCTGGCTTGACGGACACAAGCATGGCTTCCAGTGCAGCGGAGAGTAAGAATGTAAGTGACTCTGCATCTGAAAGTGAAGAAGATGGGCTCCAGAACCACGGGGAGGAGGAGAACTCCTTCTTACAGGAGGTGCTGAGCTCTTTGAAGACGCCCCTCGTATCTGCCTCGCTTGATATGAAAACTGAGGGCGCCGTCCTggagatgaaggaggaagaggtcaaagaaaaggaggaagaagaggtagaaatggaagaagaagaggaggttaaggaagaagaggaagaggtggaTGAGTCCCTCAGTTCTCAGGCTGCTCCCTCGTGCTCCATGCTGTCAGATCAGACCACGAAGGAAGAGGAGCAGGTTGTCACTTCCTTGtggcaggaagaagaagaaggaggagtgGATGCTGAGGAAGAaacggaggaggaggaagaggaggaagaaccaGCTGTGGAGAGATTTATTCGATCTGAT GATGAGGAGAAAGGAGAAGAGCAGGCAGTAGAAGTCAAGCCTGAAGAGGACGACAGCGTGCTCTCATGCCAAACTATCAGCCAGGCAGGTGACGACAACGTGGGACAAGAAGATGGGGAGAGTGAGGGAGGGGACGAGGAGGAGGCAATCAAGCTGGAGAAGTCTGAAATGGAGGAGGAAGGGCGGGAGATGAGGGAAGAGGATGAGGAAGTCGAGACGACTGAAAGGACAGAAgtggaggaggcagaggaagcagtggaaggagaggagagaggcgCAGAAGAGATGCCTGAGATGCTTCCGGATACGCCGGGTGAAGAAGTTCAGGTGGTGGCGCAGGAGGTGGATGAAGGTGTGGCGCTTGAAGGTGACGCAGTGTGCGCTGTAAAACTCAAAGATGATGATCAAATTCCAGCAGAGATGAGCGATCAAGGACTCACCACGGAGCAGAAGGAGCAAGATTTCAACCAAAACTCTGGAGATGAGACTGAAGAGGGAGAAGACACAGTAGAGGAGGGGGCTGACCTCAGCGTGGGGTTAGACCAATCGGAGAAAGGTGTGGGAGGGAGCCAGAGTGATGCAGATCAAAGCGAACAGGAGCTGGAGAGCGAGGAAGCAACGCCGCAGTCAGACACTAAACAGATGGAGGAGTGTCCGAGTGAAGCCGCAGAACAAGACGACGGCTCCCCCGAGCCGCCTCCTTTGTCCCTGCAGTCACCAAAGAGCGAGGCCAGGAGTCCCACCAAGACCAGCACAGCGATCGTCCACATAAATCTAGTTTCTCCCAGCTCAGAAAAAGCCACGTCTTTATTCCAGCTgcctccagctgctgcagattccAGTGACAGCGCCAGTGAAGCGGCTTCACATGACACAGAGTCCACCTCTGCAGATAAAGAGGAAGCTGACggtgtggaggaggaagaagaagaagaaacgcaTCAAGACGCTGCATCTCCTGCACCGGCTGAGGAAAAGACAAGCCAGCCGCCCTGCAGCCCCGATCATACTAAAGTCCGCTTCACGATCGCTCCCGCCTGGCAGAGATCACAAAGTCTGAaccctcctccttccccaccTGCTTCTGTCTCCTCCCCCTTCGCTGTCGCACCATCCAGCTGCGAGGAGCCGGAGACTGTGACCGAGGATTCGGTCACGAAAGCAGAACTGGCGACTTCACCAAAGGTCGAGTTGGTGCTGAGCCCCAGTAGGGTGAAAACCGCCAAACCACAAAGCAGTGTGACACCGGCTCCACCCAAGATCTCTACTTCTGCGAGCATTGAAG AGAGCTCAGTGATTGTAGAGGGAAACCCGGACAATCCCTTCGGAGTTCGGCTGAGAAAGACTTCGGCTCTGCTGCGCTTCAGCTCAGAGGAGGAAAACACAGAG CCTCCGACTGAGTCACAAACTCAGCCACCCAGCTCTAAAGTTGACTCCCCGCAGCCAGTCAGTGTTAAGCCCTCCATCTGTCCACCGGTCAGCATCAAACCTGCGCTGCCTAAGAAGCCAGAGGTTCAAGCTGAAAGTGGAGGGAAACTGAAGCGCGTCTCAG ATTCAGTTGCGGGCCGCGCTGTTTCTACTGGATCTGATCCTCCCAGCTGGATCTCTGTGGCCAAACAGAAGCAGAAGATCTATAAGGAAAACTCACTGGAGGAGATCACTGTCAAGAAG GAGGACCAAGAGAGAAAGTCTTCACTTCCAACATACGTCTGCTCAGCTGCAAGCAAGGAGCAAGGCACCAAAACAGCTGAAACCAAAGGCAAAG GGGCTCATTTGGAGATGAGCAAGCCGTCAGTGTCTCCAGACAAGGAGGCCAGAAGGCCTTTCTCTCCTCCGACTCCAGTGCCGCCTCAGCCTTTAAAATCCCAGCCCCTCCCCTGTGTTGCCCCCAAACCCTATGTCCCACCACCCCAAGAAAAGTATCCACCACAACCTAACCCCCCTCAGCGATGCCTGTCAACACCAGACGCTCCAAAATCTCCTGCTACTCCATCATCTCCCTCTAAAACTCCGCTCACCTGCTCCCCATTTCCATCGAGGACCGCCTCGGAAAAGCCCGTCCTTAGAGCGCCGGGGCTTCCTGGACAGACGCCGCCCTCCCAGCGAAACCTGCCTCCCACAACTCTGGCCCAGGACGAGCCCCCCTGGATGGCGCTGGCCAAGAAGAAAGCCAAAGCCTGGAGCGAGATGCCCCAGATAGTCCAGTGA